Within Sphaerodactylus townsendi isolate TG3544 linkage group LG05, MPM_Stown_v2.3, whole genome shotgun sequence, the genomic segment TCCTGAAGAGATTctctgcctggggggggggggggggagattgtctCAAGTTataggaaatgcccccacccaaaaTCACATCTTACCGCTGACTCTCAGCTATTAGGAAATACATTCTATTAACAAGTCAAGTTTTACAAAGCCGGCTTTCCCAAAATGTGAACCGGTCTGGTTTTTAcctgtttgggaggggaggggggctaaaGAAGTGCAGTACAGCCCCTGCCACTAAAAACTGGGAAGGAGGCAGGTGGACCTAAATGAATTGACCAAAATTCCTTccctgtccgtccgtccgtccgtctttCTCGCACAGACAGATGAGGTCCTTTTTGCTAGCAGGGAGATTTTTCTCACCAGGTTGtgatgctgctgggggggggggggaccttacaCATCCTCACACACGCAACGTCTATTTCACCACTTTTAAATGCTACCACTTCCCTCTGTCACAGGCTAAAGAGGGGGCCTGCTGATGACAGCGGGAGAACAGGGGAGCCAATGACTGGGAGAGGGAACGgtttgatatttttatttatgtataagGCATTTGATTCTGCAGGACGGCCCAACCCCAGGCTGAGGGGGCACCTGACCCAACCCCATACACCACATACAGGCCAAGTGTCTAGTGGAGATcataagaccccccccccaaaaaaaatgtatcCCCCCCAAAGGGATTAGCAATATCATGCCCACAATGTGAGCCTCTTGTGCTCCTGGTTTGTGACGTTTCAGTGTGCAATTGTTGCACAAAATCTGTgttgtgcattttaaaagaagAGCCCGTTtgagacttgggggtggggtgggggtggtactGAAGACCTCTGCATCTGCAGAACAGCGCTTGCGCTCCCCACTCcatccctcccccaaataaacAGCCAATCAGCTATGACATCCCAATTCAGGACCCTTGCAAATGGCACAGAGAATCCCcagaacagaggtgtccaactctggtgccccagatgttcatggactgtgattcccatcagtccctgccagcatgtagtcatgaacatctgggatgccagagttggacacccctgccctaggagtTTGAAGAGGGCAGATCAGgacgggggggagagggggggataaGCAGCTCAGAACTGCATGCCACAAAAGAGAAGAGGGACAAGACAGGTGGGGTAAGCCGACACCAGCACCAACACCAGGAGCGGTCACCAGTTCAGGTTTTCCAACTGTGCGTGCGCACAGAACACACAACCCTGGGCAACCACCGCCGTGCTCCTAGTGTGCAACTTGGCAGAGAGGTCACAGGTGCTTTCAGGCTCACATCTGTGCGGCGGCTTCCAAAAGGGGATTCCTGGGCCAACATTTTAACGCAGCCGAGTGGAAAAGACAGGCCGAAAGAACTGACCCTGCACAGCAAGCTGAGAGCAGGCCAGACACAGACCTTGAGGCCTGACCACGCCGGCAGAGTGCAGGGCTGCTCTTGGAAATGGCAGCCCAGGAAGAGACACGTTCTCCTGCCTCACGACGGCACCTGCCAGCTTCCCCCAGCACGGGGACACTCGGCACCAGAGGAGGTGACAGCTGGACATGTCAGATTACTGGGCACTGAAAAGAAcaaggatttttttgggggggaggtggggggatcaAAAAGTTGCGTCTCACTCCGAAAGCTGAGCAAGACCCTCCTTGATGCTTCCAGATCAATCTGGAAATGACACTCATTTGCATGCAGACACTTGGGGTCCTGGACGCTGCATTTCCCTCCTCATGAGCTTAAACATAGCGTGGATAATACTGATGTAGGGAGAAAAGCCCAAATGGACGGGCTCCCATTCCAAGCAGACAGGAGTTCTCCTTAATATCACAGGCCAAGAAAATTCACTTGACAGCACCCTCGGCTTTAAACACTGTTCCAAAAAATAAAATCTGCTCTGGAAAACATAAACACAGCTGATTCCAATCCAGTTTCAAAACCAGAAACCCTGGAACACGAGAACAGGAAGTCAAGGTTTGGCATCCCTCTTCTCTCTGGCCAATGGAATCGTTCCGTCTTTGGCGTCCCTCCAGGGAGGCAAAGGGTGGTTGTGTGCAACACAGAAGTGTTTACAGGCTTCCATCCGGTCAAACCATCCTGCTTTGGAAACAGAACTGACGACtttaagagaaaaaggaaagaaaccaaaAGGTACACGAGGTGAACCCACACATCTCTCGAATTCTGGAGAAGTCCAAACCACCAAACAGACAGACGTGAAACTGAGGGCGGGCGGCCGCATTTGGCGAGGTGCGGTTGAAAACACTGTGGCATTATTGAGAGGGGGCTGGAAAGTCCAGCTACTGCCTTTGGGTTTGGAGAAGCCCTAGAAAAGTTAGCTTTCATGACCAGAAGGGGGATCGAATCTCTGCTCCTTCCTGACAAAGAGCCATGAAAATGTTCCTTTGCTAACCTATTGCACAGAGATGGAGAGCAGCCAGCCACGCGTAGATGTGCAGGTCTCACCAGGCTCAGTCTTCCAGCTCATCCAGAACTCTGCCTGTGCATGtgggggggctggggtggggggtgggaatataAACGGAAGCTGCTCTTTGCTGGCTGTTCTCACTCTCCCATCCGCAGGTAACGCTAGCAAGGCTGGTCACTACCTCTCCACGTCTGCACTGCTTCCCTGCCATCTGCGGAGGAGGATCTGCATGAGGTCAAAGGTCGTGAAGCTGATCCCCACGGCAATGGGTCCCTTGACCCAGTTCATGCTGAGGCCCTTGTACAAGCCTCGGACCAGTCCCTCCTCCCGGATGATCTCCGCCATGGTGCGGAGGATGGATGTGTACGAGTGCCCCGTCACGCCCGCTGTCTGCATCCGGCGACGCACCACGTCCAGAGGGTAGGAGGCCGACTGCCCAATCAGGCCAGCGCACGCCCCAAAGATGAGCCGCTCCACAGGATACGGCTGTGATCTCCCGCTGTGATCTGGAGGGGAAAAGAGACAGTCAACACATGTGAAGAAGTACGAGCCACAGACTTATGTTCAGTGTATGTTAGCGGGAACTCCTGCTGCTGAGATAGaaccatggagttggaagagacccccagggccatccagtccagcccccggccaggcaggaagacacaatcagaggactcctgacaggtggccatgcagcctctctttcaaaCAAAGGAGGAGAcgccaccactctccgaggcagtgaatagcccagaccatcaggaagttctttcagtggaacctcttttcctgccgccccttgaacccaggactcctggtcctggtctctggagcagcagaaaacagccctgctgcctcaccaacctgacatcccttcagatatctaaacatggctatcctgtcaccccttagccttctctCCTCCAGACTAAATCCAGCTCACTCCCTGAGCCACTTCTCGTAAGGCAGGGGAGCCAGATGGTGCTGCCGTGTGCAAGAAAGGAGACCTGAGAAACCATGTGGGGCTGCCTCGCCTCAGAATAGACCGCCGGGCCCCTTTCGTGGCCACTGCGAGGGCTCAGGCAAAGCGGGTTCTCCCAGCCCTCCAACCCAAGTGCCTCCACGTGGACAAGAGGCCCACAGAATGCCCGGAAGGTAAACAATGCATCAGCAAGGTGGAAGCTAAGCGAGTTCTGTCTGGGATAAGTCATCTTGGGTTCAGAAACAGAAGGCAGGATAGCAGCACAAAGCAGCAGCCTCGGAGACTGACGGGCGGCCACCCTTCTCTCAGACTGGCCACGTATTGCTGATTTGTTCACTGAGGGGCCCCAGGATCACCTGGTCAGAAAACGGCTACTCTGGACTCTGCAGGACTTGGGACACTTACCTGCGTGCAGCTTCTTCAGCGTCTCGTATGTGAAGAAACTCAGCCCGGCATATGGGATGACCCCCAAGATTGTGGGCGCAAAGCCCCTGTACAGCGTCTTCAGGCCTTCCTCTCGGGATATCCGAATGAAGACGTGGATGATGTTGCTGTACCTGTCGGGAAACATGGAAAAACCGGGACGGCTCATCTCTGTGCACGAAGCAGCGCTGTTTGAGGGGTCTCCCTTCTCAGTAAAGGAATTGGGCAGTCCTGTGCCCCTTTAAGCATTCCTATGTGCTTCACTGACTCCCTCCCACAGGAAACAGGAGCCTAGATCAGAGGTTCCTGGGAGCAGCTACCATTTCCTGAAGGGATCCTATAAGCATGCCTTCTAGATCGGTGCCTCCGGGGAGATCGGTGCCTCCGGTAGCTGCCTGGCATTGCCATACCTTAACAGCAGCTCAGTTGTTGAAATTTGTGGGGCAGAGTTAGAAACCCGGGTGGATCCTGGGAAAGTCAACATTGACTGCAAACACTGAACAAAAAGCCAAAGCTATACATTTCTTGCAGCTACCCTCTGGAGACTTTCCAGACTGCCGTTCTGATTTGTAAGTTCTTTGGGACTTTTTTCCTCCTCGCAGCTACTCAAGAGGAATCACATCACTCTCTTTTGATATGTCCCCTGGAGGTTGCTGAAGTTGGAGAGTGgaaatctactggaggtccctgatCCTAAAGCGatctggctagcccaggggtagggaacctgcggctctccagatgttcaggaactacaattcccatcagcctctgtcagcatggccaattggccatgctggtaggggctgatgggaattgtagttcctgaacatctggagagccgcaggttccctacccctgggctagcctcaaccagagccagggccttttcagttctggctccaacctggtggaacagtttgTCTAATCAGATCCGGGTCCTGCAGGATCTAGTACAGTTTTGCAGGTTCCActgggcatatggttgaggcagctgcgGTTGAACAGACAGGCCTCCCCCTTggttcccccttcccttctccctcagTTAGGGTTTAAGGAGTTTGGTGCTATCTTGAAATGGAAAGGTTGGATGAGGTTTTACTCTGCTCTGGGTTTTGATAGTTGTAAGTCAAATTTGTAGTTAGAATGACATTTTAACGGTTTATGTGGATTTGGTTGAAATGAACTTGCCTTGAGCCTGCATGGGGAGGAGCAGAGCATAaacttaacaaacaaacaaacaaacaaacaaacccttggGAGGGGACAGAGTACTTGTGTTCCCTTCTTAGGTCATGAACAAGGACCCGGACTTTTCAGTACCCCAGTCTTGTGTGGGAGATGGGGCAGGAGACACCCCCAGCAGCCTCGGCCAAGGATCCAATATCAATTTTCCTTCACCAGGAACTATTTCTGGCCTCACCGCTCTGCTCTGCAGCAGGAGGGCTGTGGGCTGTGGGCTATTTTTAACCCCTGCTGTGGGGTTTGTGCTTTGGGGGAAGGGTGGCCACGCTCCGTGTCACTCAAGGAAGCCCGGCCAATCCTGCAGTCCAGGCTCAACCCTTCTGTACATTCCAGAGGATTCTGGGGGAGGTGCTCTGTGTCAGACTCCCAAACGTGGAAAtgacagagaccgtaggaaagtccaaaagcagtttagagctcagatccaggacttatatcttttaatccccccccccaccccgccatttcaccccacaccaaatgtccattacagtttctactacaaagctacaaaggacctgggaacctttcacacctctttgaggatgggctggcgccaggagattgctaacagacgattgctaggaagggaagagggaaacaggaaaaacaattgcaaaccacacacagcaagacatcaagatactgacaggcatggtcctgacactctgATGGTACCCTGCCCCACATGTACC encodes:
- the SLC25A42 gene encoding mitochondrial coenzyme A transporter SLC25A42 isoform X2, whose amino-acid sequence is MDKRNMLNSLLSGALAGAVAKTAVAPLDRTKIMFQVSSTRFSAKEAYRLIYRTYVNEGFFSLWRGNSATMVRVIPYAAIQFCAHEEYKQLLGRYYGFQGKALMPLPRFLAGSLAGITAAMLTYPLDLVRARMAVTPKEMYSNIIHVFIRISREEGLKTLYRGFAPTILGVIPYAGLSFFTYETLKKLHADHSGRSQPYPVERLIFGACAGLIGQSASYPLDVVRRRMQTAGVTGHSYTSILRTMAEIIREEGLVRGLYKGLSMNWVKGPIAVGISFTTFDLMQILLRRWQGSSADVER